Proteins from one Bradyrhizobium roseum genomic window:
- a CDS encoding helix-turn-helix domain-containing protein: MIDALGGLTAVAALTGAAYKLVSGWRNAKRFPARYYLVMTWALKRERFSAPPSLWGQVTTAEMEKAAA; this comes from the coding sequence GTGATTGATGCGCTTGGCGGTTTGACCGCCGTCGCGGCGTTGACGGGCGCTGCGTACAAGCTCGTCTCCGGTTGGAGGAACGCGAAGCGCTTCCCGGCACGCTACTACCTCGTGATGACGTGGGCGCTGAAGCGCGAGCGCTTCTCGGCGCCGCCGTCGCTGTGGGGGCAGGTGACGACGGCGGAAATGGAAAAGGCGGCGGCATGA